One Microcaecilia unicolor chromosome 4, aMicUni1.1, whole genome shotgun sequence genomic region harbors:
- the CHAMP1 gene encoding chromosome alignment-maintaining phosphoprotein 1, which yields MKMEVIQKLHETSKPLECTHCSFRGSDYENVQIHMGTIHPEFCDDMDMAGLGNLIFYQKSAKLFHCYKCFFTSKIFCNVYYHIVARHTVPEKWENNEKNDFEAGSGSKKIRNSDMEHSTKTSEDEKSMDDDEEDEEKPSVTEKHEEEKSKCWQDKKEIISQESVSTFNSSIEKNDGDSVDAKDNKLNSDQKQLEFESSDGSCHSESKENDSISQSKNVVDFSQDTPSQLSSILSEDKPCTVETKHVSEPSDGDTPGLTKNIVEFSDVDEMVAPSKDVPEFSDDDETPALSKGMSDFSAEEIPSVSKDVQEYSNVGETPALPKDLPEYSEEEGTPAPYKELPEYSEKENTPVPTKDLPEYSEEEDTPAPSKDLPEYSEEEDTPAPSKDLPEYSEEEDTPAPSKDLLEYSEEEDTPAPSKDLPEYSEEEDTPAPSKDLLEYSEEEDTPAPSKDLLEYSEEEDTPAPSKDLPEYSEEEGIPVPSKDLPQYSEEEGNPVPSKDLSEYSEENDTSAPSKDPPEYSAPSKDPPESSEEEDTPTLSKDLPECSDDEEVSVPSKDNTEFSEDENNPALSKDNMEFSEEDLGTSKDDMEFSEYKETPAQSKDNMEFSEDEGDLGLSKDNMEFSEYKETPAQSKYTMEFSEDEETPAQSKYTMEFSENDEIPALSKDIMEFSDGEESPAQSKEISDFSEDTSSIQLKDKLQLSEDMTSCTKSISEVSNPNGTPTRSKDFLEFSEGEATPVRSKDISDFSEDEITPARSKVATEFSEDEDTAEAEDQVETSEDNLTFDQSKDGPEISEDKEILSKEEELLKYLRRGKGKYYCKMCDIRAMKKGAVMHHLVNKHNIPSPYQCNECGKNFVLENILKLHLAAHTKGVFKCDRCGFQSNHPRGFKKHQTHCMNQHNEEATKSPYQCNECGKNFALENILKLHLAAHTKGVLKCDRCGFQSNHPRGFKKHQTHCMNRHSEEATKKLLDFQEHTEEQN from the coding sequence ATGAAGATGGAAGTTATCCAAAAGTTGCATGAAACTTCAAAGCCATTAGAATGCACTCACTGTAGTTTCAGAGGCAGCGATTATGAAAATGTTCAAATACACATGGGCACCATCCACCCAGAATTCTGTGATGACATGGACATGGCTGGCTTAGGAAATCTTATCTTTTATCAAAAAAGTGCAAAGCTATTTCATTGTTACAAATGTTTCTTTACCAGCAagatattttgcaatgtatattaTCATATAGTAGCCCGCCATACAGTACCAGAAAAATGGGAGAATAATGAGAAAAATGATTTTGAAGCAGGTTCAGGGTCCAAGAAGATTAGAAACTCTGACATGGAGCATTCTACAAAGACAAGTGAAGATGAAAAGTCTATGGATGATGATGAAGAAGATGAAGAGAAACCAAGTGTAACTGAGAAACATGAAGAAGAAAAATCCAAATGTTGGCAAGATAAAAAGGAAATAATAAGCCAAGAAAGTGTTTCTACTTTCAATAGCAGTATTGAAAAGAATGATGGAGATTCAGTGGATGCAAAGGACAACAAATTGAACAGTGATCAAAAACAGTTAGAATTTGAATCTAGTGATGGCAGCTGTCATTCAGAGAGCAAAGAAAATGACAGTATTTCTCAATCAAAAAATGTAGTTGACTTTTCACAAGATACGCCTTCTCAATTAAGCAGTATCCTTTCAGAAGACAAACCATGTACAGTAGAGACAAAGCATGTATCAGAGCCATCTGATGGAGATACTCCAGGTCTCACAAAAAACATAGTGGAATTTTCAGATGTCGATGAGATGGTTGCGCCATCAAAAGATGTGCCAGAATTTTCAGATGATGATGAAACCCCTGCTTTATCAAAAGGTATGTCAGATTTTTCAGCTGAAGAAATTCCTTCTGTTTCAAAAGATGTGCAAGAATATTCAAATGTTGGAGAGACTCCTGCTTTACCTAAAGACCTGCCAGAATATTCTGAGGAGGAGGGTACTCCTGCTCCCTATAAAGAATTGCCAGAATATTCAGAGAAGGAGAATACTCCTGTTCCCACTAAAGACCTGCCAGAATATTCAGAGGAGGAGGATACTCCTGCTCCCTCTAAAGACCTGCCAGAATATTCAGAAGAGGAGGATACTCCTGCTCCCTCTAAAGACCTGCCAGAATATTCAGAGGAGGAGGATACACCTGCTCCCTCTAAAGACCTGCTAGAATATTCAGAGGAGGAGGATACACCTGCTCCCTCTAAAGACCTGCCAGAATATTCAGAGGAGGAGGATACACCTGCTCCCTCTAAAGACCTGCTAGAATATTCAGAGGAGGAGGATACACCTGCTCCCTCTAAAGACCTGCTAGAATATTCAGAGGAGGAGGATACTCCTGCTCCCTCTAAAGACCTGCCGGAATATTCAGAGGAGGAGGGCATCCCTGTTCCCTCTAAAGACCTGCCCCAGTATTCGGAGGAGGAGGGCAACCCTGTTCCCTCTAAAGACCTGTCAGAATATTCAGAAGAAAATGACACTTCTGCTCCCTCTAAAGACCCTCCAGAGTATTCTGCTCCCTCTAAAGACCCACCAGAGTCTTCAGAAGAGGAAGACACCCCTACTCTGTCTAAAGACCTGCCAGAATGTTCAGATGATGAAGAAGTTTCTGTTCCATCAAAAGACAACACAGAGTTTTCAGAAGATGAAAATAATCCTGCCCTGTCAAAAGACAACATGGAGTTTTCAGAAGAGGATCTTGGCACTTCAAAAGATGACATGGAATTTTCAGAATACAAAGAGACTCCTGCTCAATCAAAAGACAACATGGAGTTTTCAGAAGATGAGGGGGATCTTGGACTTTCAAAAGATAACATGGAATTCTCTGAATACAAAGAAACTCCTGCTCAGTCAAAGTACACAATGGAGTTTTCAGAAGATGAAGAAACTCCTGCTCAATCAAAATACACAATGGAGTTTTCAGAAAATGATGAAATTCCTGCTTTGTCAAAAGATATAATGGAGTTTTCTGATGGTGAGGAGTCTCCTGCCCAGTCAAAAGAGATATCAGATTTTTCAGAGGATACAAGCTCTATTCAATTAAAGGACAAACTGCAGTTGTCAGAAGATATGACTTCTTGTACCAAAAGTATATCAGAAGTATCAAATCCTAATGGAACGCCTACTAGATCAAAAGATTTTCTCGAGTTTTCAGAAGGTGAAGCTACGCCTGTTAGATCAAAGGATATTAGCGACTTTTCAGAAGATGAAATTACTCCTGCTAGGTCAAAGGTTGCAACAGAGTTTTCAGAAGATGAAGATACTGCTGAAGCAGAAGATCAAGTGGAAACTTCAGAAGATAATTTAACCTTTGATCAATCAAAGGATGGACCAGAGATTTCAGAAGATAAAGAAATTTTAAGCAAGGAAGAGGAACTGTTAAAGTACTTGCGGCGTGGTAAAGGAAAATATTATTGTAAAATGTGTGACATTCGTGCTATGAAAAAAGGTGCTGTTATGCATCATTTAGTTAACAAACATAATATCCCCAGCCCATATCAATGTAACGAATGTGGAAAGAATTTTGTTTTGGAAAACATTCTTAAACTCCACCTTGCTGCTCATACTAAAGGTGTGTTTAAATGTGATCGTTGTGGTTTTCAGTCAAATCATCCCAGAGGCTTTAAGAAACACCAAACCCACTGTATGAATCAACACAATGAAGAAGCAACTAAAAGCCCATATCAATGTAACGAATGTGGAAAGAATTTTGCTTTGGAAAACATTCTTAAACTCCACCTTGCTGCTCATACTAAAGGTGTGCTTAAATGTGATCGTTGTGGTTTTCAGTCAAATCATCCCAGAGGTTTTAAGAAACACCAAACCCACTGTATGAATCGACACAGTGAAGAAGCAACTAAAAAGCTTTTAGACTTCCAAGAACACACTGAGGAACAAAACTGA